A stretch of DNA from Kazachstania africana CBS 2517 chromosome 3, complete genome:
TCCCGCAATGAACCAGATTCAAGCCAGAGCAATTGCTTCTAGAGCGTTGTTTGAAGTCAGAGAATCTAAATCAAACATGTTCCACTGGTCATTTTTACTAATTACTCAATATTTATGTGAAATTCCCTACCATTTCCTATTTTCgacaattttctttgtttcaTCGTACTTCCCATTAAGAAACCATTTTGGTAGTTCCTTCTCTGGTGTCTACTTTCTAAATTATTCCATTATGTTCCAACTCTACTACGTTGGTCTAGgtttgatgattttgtaTATGTCACCAGATCTTCAATCTGCTAACGTTATTTTAGGTTTAATCCTTTCCTTCTTGATTTCTTTCTGTGGTGTCACACAACCAAAGAGTTTGATGCCAACATTCTGGACATTCATGTGGAAGGCTTCCCCATACACATATTTCGTTCAGAATATTGTCGGTATTATGTTGCACAAGAAGGAGGTTGTTTGTTCAACGAAggaattgaattatttcGATCCACCTTCTGGTCAAACGTGTGGTTCATACATGGAGGAATATTTCAAGACAGGTTCAGGCTATGTTGCAAACCCCGATGATACTTCCAACTGTGCCTACTGTATCTATTCAGTTGGTGATGAATATCTAACTCACATTAGCTCTAAGTATTCATACTTATGGAGAAATTTCGGTATTTACTGGTTGTACATTGTCTTCAACATCTTCGCAATGGTTGGTGTCTACTACATCTTCCATGTTAGACAAACCTCACTATTAAACATATCCAAAGTCAAAAAGATATTGGGTAAATctaaaaaatgaaatcaaaagtAAAATTTCTGAAAGATAGATACCCTGTTTCATTTGCATACTGAttacatatataatttacATATTAATAACTTTTTTAACATTTATagaattttatcaattttttctcttaaCAAGTAGTTCCTTATATGTGAATAGCAAGGTGGGCgctttttatttttctacAAATAATCTGTTGATTCACATTTCCCTCCAGTAGTTTCCAGTGCAAAGGTCTTCCAAGTTTTCATCTCTATCATGGAATGATCAAACTCCCCCTCGGTTTCATGGTCATCTTTTTTGGTTGATTCACCTTCGATGGTCCTAGTATCACCCCATGagaaatcatcaaatttccaaTACGCATATGAAGGGAGAACGAAATTCCATATTGGAAGAGCAAGTAAGTAGATCAACATCCATAAAAGATAAGACCATCTGCTAATAGTCACAACGACTACAAAACCTGGCAGACCTAAAATAAGGGctaataatatcaatgtTATGACCGGAGTTGGACTAGAAAATATCGAAAATAAAATCACATATATCGTAAAACAAATGGCGAGAGGTAAAATTAATGTACCCATGAGTTCAATTACCACAACAAACTGCATGGAAAAGCAGAAAGTTCCACATAAATCTCGCACTAAAACGAGCTCAAACAGATTATGAACTGTCGAATTTATCCAACGACGTCTCTGAGATAGAAGGACCTTGAATGTATCTGGAACTACTGTTTTACACGCAGCTTTTGGGACAAAAATTTGCTTTCGTTTTGGGAACGTCTTCAAAAGTAAGGATGATAAATATCTATCCTCCCcaagtaataataaattctttttccGCAATGTTCTAGTGTCATTATCAGAATATCTCTCAACAATATCTGGATTTGCTAGGATTGGAACCCAAAATCCGTGTACATCCTTAGGCGACTTGATTctataaattgaaaagcaTCCCGGGAGGCAGGTAACACTGTTAAACACAGATTCGAATGCTTTAATCTGATGATGGGATAtgtaatattcaaatacCTGAATAGCAGTGACCCAAGATTGCCTTTTATTGGCAATTTTGGTTTCCCCACATATTCCCATTATTAGTGGATCCTTTACCAGCTCAGCTACCATATGGGTAAGAGAATCAGGATATATCTTTGTATCAGCATCAACCATTAGAACAGCCTCATAAAAATTGGCCATTGTTCCAGTAAGCTGCCATATGCTCATCAGCATTTCAAACTCCAGCCTTGTCATCCTTTCATCAAATGTCACTTTTTGCAAAAATGACATTAAGATAATTTGCGAGTCTCTTTTACCTCTGTTTCCAGGTTTACTAGAACACGCTTCAGACGGTGCACCGCATTTAACTACCACTAAAATTGGTACTTTCTGCTGCTTTTCTGCTGAAACTGTACTATCATCATATTTGTAAAATCCTGCGTAGACTTTTGCCATATTGTGTCGTTTTGAACCTGAGGTTACTGCGACATACGAGTGTGGCTTTACCTCCTGGGGTGGcacaacaaaattttcaaccATGCTTAACACAATTTCAGGAGTTGTTTTATCATTTCCCTGACCTTTAATTATCCCATCACAAACTACCATGAGCATTTTATGCGAATTTGGGTAATCTGTGGTTGCTAATGAATCTAGCGTTGTTCTAATGGCTTGATATTCCTCTGAATAGCAAGTAACAAAGCATATAACGTGAATTAGCGGTAGGTTATACAATCTGTGATATGGTGAAGGCTGCACTATAGCATCGGGATGTATCAATCTATTGTCCAAATGGGCTGCATGTGTCTGGACAGAAAACATAGAACTATCGGTTGAGTTTGTATGCTCGACCTCTGAAGTAAGCAATattgtttcttttgcttcttGGCTCATAGTTGTCATCGTCTGATACCTATTTTTATTTGCCTTACCACTTAGGCTCCTTTCCTTGAGAATACCATAGAAGGCGTTCCGCTTTTGTGGCATGAACCTTCTGTTCTTTGAGGAATTGTGTTTCGGTCTAAGGTGACcttcaacttctttcaGAGGGCCAGGCtcatttatattatttgaCCATTCTTCAATAGCCTTTCTACGTTTATCCATCTCCTTATTGTTAATCTCGAATGCACCTTGCTTTCGAGCAATTGTCCAATGGAAATAACATGCCACCAGAAACTTGAATACAACAACTGAGACTATCATTGTTAATGACACATAAAGAACAACATCTGAAACAATACAGCCAACCGTACTAGAATCGACCCTACCTACTTTTATTATGTCAATAAGACATCTCgcaatttttttgcccTCTGTTGTTGAAAGTAGAGTGGTGATATCGTATCCTCTTAAGTCTGACTTAAGCAAATATTCCAAGATAGGATGTGATCTAAAGTTTTTTTGATCAATCCATTTCAGAAGGTCCAAATCCAACACAATCCCGTTATACACAACAAGGTTTCTCGATACGTTATTGACCTGTTTCCACGTAAAATAAACGTCAGCAATGCTTTTTGAGCTATAATATTCTTGCCTTTCATTATAATTTAGATGACAATTACTAACTTCTACTTGTTCTAAAACAGGGTTACTAGTACCATCCGTTTTGAGAAACGTACAAGGATAATACCATGCCAAGTTACCATTGGCCGAATCCCTTGGGACTGTAGAATTTTCAGTAGCAGTAATCAAATCGAAACAATTACCATTCAGGttctgaaaaagaaaactagCATCCATTCCTCCGTTACTTCTATGGCTGAAAATGGTAGAGTTTTTCAGTTCAGTGCtatttttatcatcatcGAAATAGGGCTCGAAACGATAAACTTTACCATGAATTAccatatattcttttccaattgaATCGACCTTGAGACATAAAGTTGAGTGATCACAGAATGTCTTAGTAAATCCAAAAGTCAggaaagaaacaaaaatcCCAAGGTATAATATTACAGATAATAATCCAAGCTTCGCCCTCCATGCCAACTGTCTCTCGGTTGTGTCCATGCCTagtttttttaaaatgaaAGATGGCGCCCAAAATGTTATTATGTAACAATAAAACTGCCAAAATGACAATGCCTCGTCTGGTCTTGATTTCAGATATTTTTTACTATGTACCTCTTGGTAATTAACTTTTTGGgccttttcttctttgaactTTATCCTCTTTCTTGGttttgtaataaatttatctaACTGTGACACAGTCGTACTAGAACACGATCCATTTTCGGAACTTATAGTTTCTGTTTTTATGATGAAACCAGCCAGCTCTGAAACTGTTGGACTTCTTGGGCCCTCCAAATGGctcttttgtttttcaatcaaCTGAGCTAGTTGTGAAGGTGTAATACTAATCCCCGGCGAGTTGTCAACAACCTTGTCGGACGTTGTGGAGGAGCCTTCGCTAGAATCATTGCGACGAGAAATAGGAGCACCCATTCCATGCTCCTCAAGCGAATAGAAactttctttcatttttgagTGTTGAAGAGAATATGTGCCACCGCCACTGGACCCTTTAGAACTAGGGTTACTTGTCTCCgtatcttcttcttcattaacaTTATGAATTTTCGAGGGAATAATCGTACAattaagagaagaattcaagGCAGTACCAGATGCTTGAATTGTCAAGTGGTCTTGATTCTGTTGAATGGTCTGCATATAATGGAAATGGGGATTCGAGTCTTCCTCAAGGTTAGCCCTCTCAGGCCTCACCAATGCGTTTCTCGTAGTTATGAGATTAACAGAAGACCCAGGTCGAGACTCTTCATCTTGAACTGACGAAGAGAACGAAATATCGTCTTCTGCCATTATTATCCACTACTTGGATATTCACTTACTACTATAGATCCAAGAAATAGACATGCATAACGGTGTTTATATTGGATGACAGCTTCCAAAACTCGCATCTATCATAGCTATTAAAGTGTCACAAAAAACTGTAACAAACAAGCTGCAATAGAATCAAGTATATCCGCATTAAATCGGATTATAGGTACTTCCCTTTTATGCTTGGTCATACATAAAATTGCATAATCTAGAGACACAAACCCTAAAGTATCATAGCATGAGCTAAAAACTGTCTTTGGACAGTCGCATGTGTCGAACAGAGTTCATCAAAACAAGAACCAGGCCAACATTTTTAGAGGTGCCAAAAAGACAGCAGAAAGCAGGTGGAGCCGTCGTAATACAATATACGTCTCGTAAGTACCATTATATTGGCTTGATATGGTCTTATTTTAATGTGTCAACCGGCGCACATTAttaacatatataaatttttttcgtCTATTTACGGGAACTCCGAAACGGTTGATCTCGAAAGGTCAAGAAAAGTCTGGGATGCTCTGATACTCCCTGTAAGCACCGCTGGAAGGCCTTGACCGTTGAGGTGATTATTTAACTCTAGAGTAAAGATGCAGAAGTTTGCCAAATCTATGTTAATGATAAACGTGAGATCTTCATTTGTGAGACCTAGAATGATAGATCAGGAGATTATGAAGCTTTCCTTGGTTCAAAGCCAGAGATTGTTCACAAGTAGCCCAGCGAGAAAGAGTACCAAACCTCTAAGTAGGAAACCAATTGGTGGAAATGACGACAATAATCTTAGAAGCGCAAATCTCGAATTTTCATCTGGTAAGGCCATTATACTATGTGTACTAGTTGGTGGAATTGGATattatatctttcaaaatgagAAACATAAAATGGATTTGAAGCGTGAACAAGAGTCCAAAAAAGGTTATGGTAAACCTCAGATTGGCGGTGGCAGGTTTACTCTAATAGATCACAATGGGAATCCATTCAGTGAACAAAATCTTTTAGGTAAATTCTCTCTCATATATTTTGGATTCTCTCATTGCCCTGATATTTGCCCCGATGAGCTAGATTTACTCGGAGTTTGGCTGGATAAACTTAAGAAAGACAACATTGAGGTTCAACCCGTTTTCATCACCTGTGATCCAGCAAGAGATAAACCTGAGGTGTTGAAGGAATACTTGAGCGATTTTCATGACGGCATAATTGGCGTTACAGGAGAATACGATgacatcaaaaatatttgtaaacAGTATAGAGTATATTTTTCCACACCACAGAATGTGAGGCCTGATCAAGACTATTTGGTTGACCattctattttcttttatttaatgGATCCACAGGGGCAATTTATGGAGGCTTTGGGAAGAAATCATGATGAGAATAGTGGTGTAATTAGAATCAAAGATCAAATAAGACAATATAAGGAGGCTGACAATAAcgataataaaaaatggttTTAATGAATGAATAATGACAAGtaaatacatatataaaaaaagataaatacATAATATATGAACAAAACCAAAGAACCCAATGACATCAGAAACAACAATAGTAC
This window harbors:
- the KAFR0C00840 gene encoding uncharacterized protein (similar to Saccharomyces cerevisiae CHS3 (YBR023C); ancestral locus Anc_3.223), which codes for MQTIQQNQDHLTIQASGTALNSSLNCTIIPSKIHNVNEEEDTETSNPSSKGSSGGGTYSLQHSKMKESFYSLEEHGMGAPISRRNDSSEGSSTTSDKVVDNSPGISITPSQLAQLIEKQKSHLEGPRSPTVSELAGFIIKTETISSENGSCSSTTVSQLDKFITKPRKRIKFKEEKAQKVNYQEVHSKKYLKSRPDEALSFWQFYCYIITFWAPSFILKKLGMDTTERQLAWRAKLGLLSVILYLGIFVSFLTFGFTKTFCDHSTLCLKVDSIGKEYMVIHGKVYRFEPYFDDDKNSTELKNSTIFSHRSNGGMDASFLFQNLNGNCFDLITATENSTVPRDSANGNLAWYYPCTFLKTDGTSNPVLEQVEVSNCHLNYNERQEYYSSKSIADVYFTWKQVNNVSRNLVVYNGIVLDLDLLKWIDQKNFRSHPILEYLLKSDLRGYDITTLLSTTEGKKIARCLIDIIKVGRVDSSTVGCIVSDVVLYVSLTMIVSVVVFKFLVACYFHWTIARKQGAFEINNKEMDKRRKAIEEWSNNINEPGPLKEVEGHLRPKHNSSKNRRFMPQKRNAFYGILKERSLSGKANKNRYQTMTTMSQEAKETILLTSEVEHTNSTDSSMFSVQTHAAHLDNRLIHPDAIVQPSPYHRLYNLPLIHVICFVTCYSEEYQAIRTTLDSLATTDYPNSHKMLMVVCDGIIKGQGNDKTTPEIVLSMVENFVVPPQEVKPHSYVAVTSGSKRHNMAKVYAGFYKYDDSTVSAEKQQKVPILVVVKCGAPSEACSSKPGNRGKRDSQIILMSFLQKVTFDERMTRLEFEMLMSIWQLTGTMANFYEAVLMVDADTKIYPDSLTHMVAELVKDPLIMGICGETKIANKRQSWVTAIQVFEYYISHHQIKAFESVFNSVTCLPGCFSIYRIKSPKDVHGFWVPILANPDIVERYSDNDTRTLRKKNLLLLGEDRYLSSLLLKTFPKRKQIFVPKAACKTVVPDTFKVLLSQRRRWINSTVHNLFELVLVRDLCGTFCFSMQFVVVIELMGTLILPLAICFTIYVILFSIFSSPTPVITLILLALILGLPGFVVVVTISRWSYLLWMLIYLLALPIWNFVLPSYAYWKFDDFSWGDTRTIEGESTKKDDHETEGEFDHSMIEMKTWKTFALETTGGKCESTDYL
- the KAFR0C00850 gene encoding SCO family protein (similar to Saccharomyces cerevisiae SCO2 (YBR024W) and SCO1 (YBR037C); ancestral locus Anc_3.225), whose product is MINVRSSFVRPRMIDQEIMKLSLVQSQRLFTSSPARKSTKPLSRKPIGGNDDNNLRSANLEFSSGKAIILCVLVGGIGYYIFQNEKHKMDLKREQESKKGYGKPQIGGGRFTLIDHNGNPFSEQNLLGKFSLIYFGFSHCPDICPDELDLLGVWLDKLKKDNIEVQPVFITCDPARDKPEVLKEYLSDFHDGIIGVTGEYDDIKNICKQYRVYFSTPQNVRPDQDYLVDHSIFFYLMDPQGQFMEALGRNHDENSGVIRIKDQIRQYKEADNNDNKKWF